Within Spinacia oleracea cultivar Varoflay chromosome 4, BTI_SOV_V1, whole genome shotgun sequence, the genomic segment atgatattaatccacagcttactcttgactgaacccgtagggtcacacaaatagtacgtaaacggatcaagtatttaatgacattaaatactccatctatgaatattcggaaccgacggatcttggtttcagtgggagctaagaccgtcacaggcaagaaatgaatactccggaaacgatgatattgccggaaacggaaatatggatcgtatcggaaatatgaatattatccaagtcgtagatgttgccggaaacggaaacatggtacgtatcggaaaatattattggaaatggaaatattaccagaatcggaaatattgccggaaacggaaatattgtcagaatcggaaatattaccggaatcggaaaataattccggaaacggaaatattaaatatttgttcgaaacgaaaattaattccggaatcggaaatattaaatattgttcgtatcggaaataaattccggaactggaaatttaatcggaagcgtatcgtacgaattagcatcggacgaggcctgccggacgaaggcccagcacgaagccgggccatcgcccagcaagcacgcgcgcagccaaggcagcgcccaggcctaccgcaaggcaggcccagcgcgcgccaaggccacggatgcgtgggccgcgctgcgtgggctgctgctcgcacgcgcatgggcagcccttgtggctgccgtgtgtgtgtgagtttgtgctcatgcgtgattcctaaatctacaagagtcagtgtatgattaaatttatattcctattggataaattaattaaatagaattcatgtaggattctaatttcaattaattcgtatcctactaggattacgattccttttccataactctataaataaaggcctagaggtcattatttatacaacaatTTTTAAGTATTAAAAACTAAgattttaagcagaaaaatcagccaatattcttgcctacctaaccgaaaatattagaaccttaagggcgattctagttggtcaatcttaaggcggatccggacgtgctgtggactatctacggagggacgacatttggagtcctaaagacttgttcttgttcggttcgggcgcagctagggaaggcacgcaacaaagagtatgcatctaaactatgctaaatgattatgtgtaaataatatgtttcctggctttatggtttttccgcatgatttatgaactgtcatatgaatcataacctaacacttctgCCATATAGACTTGAATGTTTCCTATGTTAAAGGAAATTGCTGAAACAGTTTTGCCATTGTTGTCTCTGATGATGATATATGCCGCTGCTGAATAAGATTTGCACGAGCCGTCGAAATTGAGTTTGAAAGCGCATGTGGGGGGCGGAAACCATCTCACCGGCCATGATGGGTGGGGAGATGGTTGAAGGGGTGATGGATGTGGATTAATGGAAAGTGGTTTAGCTCTAAGTTGATGTGAGTCCACTAGGAGTCTGAACTCCCATTCTTTATAAGCATTGGAAGCTTTGAAGTAACATTGGCAAGATGAGTTGTGGTGCTGGAGAAATCACAATCATTTCTCTCCTTCCAAATTACCCAACAGAAGAAAATGAATTTATGGAGAACAGTGCAGTAACGTCTAAGGTGATCTAGGGTGACAAAAAAATCATCCATTTGAAATGTACAATCTAACCAATTTCTAGTTAGCCTACGAGTCCAGACATGTCTAGAGTGCTCACAGGAAAGAAAGAGGTGATTAATCGATTCACTATGAAGGTTACACCTAGGGCAGCAACTAGAGGGCATAATCCTCCTTTTGTAGAGAGTCTCTTTTATTAGGATGCTCTGATGGCAAATTTGTCAAGTGTCATACTTATaaagcattcatggagcaatatacgaagtatgtacAAAGTATTTAGTTGTCGTTCGGTTGTCatgaaaaacaataaaaaaatctaattttttAGGAAATGGAACAATGTGGTGTTGCTTGGTTTGCAAAACCTAGAAAATCACATAGTTTAGGAAGTTCCACTTCCTAGGGGTGCAAATGAGTTGAGAATCTAAATAAACTACTCGAGCACGGGCTCGGCTAGAGTTTGCTCATGTTTATTCATTTAATAGACGAGTCGAGCTTAAATGATTTTTgaacttcatttaataaatgaGCTTGAACGTACATTTGTTTGCTCGTTCATTTAAATTCATAAATAACCCGtttatttatgttcatgaacaaaTATGATGTAGTTTGATATTTTGAGTTTGAGGAGTattttataggacatattttaagttttataatgttattcaggattgtcaattaattaattagtttcttttttatCAAATAAAGTAATTTACTTTAGTCTTTACTACTACGTATTAGATATGATTATAACTTGTGAGATTTTTAAATGGTTTCACTCTAAAGCGCAAAGTTCGTTTAAGAAATAAATCATTTGAGAAAAAAAACTAGTTTATGAAAAAGTTCGTTTATGAACTCAACTCGGTTAATAACGAGACGTTCGTGAATTATTCACGAATACAAAATCCCTTAAGCGAACCGATTTTAAACAGTTCTTGAGCTAGACTGAAAGTTTGGCTCATGCTCAAACTCACCTAAATTAAATAAACATGAACATGAATTATTCGGCTCACCTTGTTTGCACCTTACTCCACAAAATGGAATAAATTGTTTACTAACAACATTTATTTCTTCTTATGAAATTTACTTCTTATAGTCAACTAACGATACCTTAGTTCAATTCTTAGCagtcaagtttcaaaaggacaATTGTAGACTGTAGGTTACATTTGCGAGTTGTGACTCTACACAAATTAATTGGCATGACCTCCGTTCCGGTCAATTGACATGAATACAATCTGCCGAAGAAAACGCGTCGTTCGCTTTTATACAGAATCTTGAATCTGTGATGGTAAATAAACAAGCGAAGACATTAATTAAGTCCCTGCATGCATTTAATTATGCAAGATTTAGCATTTACTAATCCAATTATCagagaaatttgaaatttaggcTCGCCACTAACTAGACTATACGTATTGTATTAAATTAACAGTTAAATTCTTATCCGCCTCTCATTACcaattgattttggatgaaacaTCTCTTAGGTTTAAAGTGGATGGCTCCACTCTTTGTTGGGCACGACCCATGCCCATGGAAAAAAGTCATCATGGTATAAGACTCCATATGGAAATATGCATATGTAGAGCAGAGTGTCATTCTGATTCGGAATAGAAATAATAATAACCAACTTATAGGCTTGGAAAACTACTCCTCCCATTGCCAATTGGTTTGAGATATAACCTCTTTCTAGGTTCAAAGTGGGTAACTCCACTACTTGTACACGATATAGACTCTAGACCCATGACGAACAGTCATCACATTCTTCATAATTTTGGCGGTAAACTCTCGAATATTAAGATATTTACTTGATATTTTCTACTTCAACTATAAGCATGGAAAGCTACTTCTACTATTGCCAATTGGTTTGGGATAGAACCTCTTTTAAGGCTCAAAGTGGATAACTCCACTACTTGTGCACGATCTAGACTCTAGACCCATGACAAAAAGTCATCATATTCTTCATAATTTTGGCGATGAATTCTCGAATATTAAGATATTTACATGATATTTTATATTTCTTCAAACGTTTTTCTTCTCAACTTATTATTAAAAAAGATAAGTAAATTAAGCAAAATAGGTTATGTTAGATAAAATTGAGCTATCTTAAGAAAAAACTAATTTTAGCAAAATGAGGTAAGTTTAACACAAAAATTTGTTGAATTCAACAAATATAAGTCTAATTAAATACTTCttccgtctcttaatactcgacctgttttgaccagacacgcttgtcaatgcacaactttgaccaccaatttctttaactacatattataaaaaacttataaaaatattaatattttgaaaatatacattaagatgaagccaataatatattactccctccgtctctttttgttttttacgttttcctttttgggtatttcaaaatgttagttacatttccttttatattatcacataaattacttagtattctatcaaaatttgtgtctaattattattttaaccaattaaattcattgggaaatttaatctctcaccctttttcattgggacattaaaattttctcatttcccaatatcagaattttgataaaagtgaaaacattataaatcaacttaatttatcttgtttaaataaaaaaattgaggaatcttaatgcaaattaattaatcgttaaaacgcgtgaaaaatatcaaacgtaaaaaacaaaaagagacggagggagtatatactaacatttgttttcatatactagaaataaaatagggtcaaagtgaattatgtgaatagtgtaaaaagtcaaatCACATCAAATATTAAGTAACAGAGAAAGTAAATTTAGCAAAAAATACGTAAAGTTTGGCAAACAAACTACTCCAAGCTTACAGACATGGGCTTAAGTATCTGACATCCAATATATAGGAGTGTTCAACATTTTACAAGTGTAAAAGATGTTCCAAACTAAAATCAATCGGTATTTCGTTATATCGGACCTTTGAATGTTACAAACCTTGATTACATTCAAAATCACGAATTGTGAAGTAAAAAATAGTGACTCCTACATACTTCCTCAATttcacaatagatgcatcgtttctcaTTTGCGCACTATTCATCAATTAACTTTGACAATCATCTTTTCACTGTTGTGTAAgaaaaacatagtcaagtgagatcttgttaaattcgtattaatgcaaagattccaaatatcaactttttataatttttacttatacgcatttagagatattaatgttcaaagaagcGTATTGGCATACGTGCAAATAGAAATTATGCATCCTttgcggaacggaggaagtacataaTATGAAGCTCAATCTTCATGAAAATTTTGTGTCAATTATACTacttccgtttcaaaaagatctttatgCTCTTCGTTTTATTACGTTTAATAATATTCTTTACACTTTGTTTTACCTATTTTTTGACATGAAAAATTACTACCTTACTATTTACCTTACAATATTTACCATTTTctactcactttctcttacgttattcattttttcttacaccacctacatttttacacatttctcttactttatccgtattttattatattcaaccaacttttctacttttatcttaatatttgtgcaaatagtaactgtaaagatatttatgaaacggaggtagtagaaaACTAGAGAGCACATTCTAActcatctctattatataagtgaaaagCTTAGGGTATTTCAATAATCACACTTTTGGTTTCACTTATTTAAAAGACTAAAATACCTTcactcacaatttaatttaatgaaacaactagtttttgggcccggacgatgccccgggttactacattaataacatttgcattttcatttttttattttcacaatgataacatgaaacatgtaaGGTCTTAGTGGTAAaggctttattgtttaaacacGAGGTTAGGGGTTCAAACCTTATGCAAACCATATTTCGCATCTTTTTCATGTTTGTGAAAATCGCATAGAGTAAATGACTAATAAGCAGAGCGCCATGTGTAATGTAAACATCTATAGAAACTCCTTTTGATATAATACTAGTttgtggcccgggcgttgctccgggttttacttttagtgggATTTACTTACTTTAAATATGTGTGTATGTGGTGCTATTATCTGATTTCCATGCAAGATCAGTGACCGATCAACAAACTTCCTTCCcatatccgaaaatcaaaacaaagtcgagttctcttcttcatgattagttgattattatACTCTTGTCAATGTTTTCCTCTTCCACACTCATAATTACACTCCATTACcctaagttttttttatttttcaagctTAAGTTGAGAAAAgaataattgtacatttataagttaagtaattaattcccttttgttttttcccctttaattcattattattcatttaaaaaagattgtatttattatttaaatagaaaaatataacatcattgtggctagctaagatggtaagaatgTGTAATACCCtgaaatttttaaactcgatttattaaaatcaaaaatatttattatcttgatttcgttttaaataattacgaataatcgaatttcgttattttaaacgtttttacgatttattttaaacgataaattcataaacgaaaatttatttatttttcgttaaagatatttaataaagaattattttaactaaacatttctatttttagtagtttccaaaaatagcaacaactttcagatattttggtcaaaccttgtgaaattactaaaaaGCCCTTAGAAGAGCCAAAATCTCATCTCTCtttccttgctctccacgtacaaatgGAGTGAAGGAATTTTCCTCCTTCTCCTTTTCCCTAAAATCAGTCCCCATTCAATTGCAAAGCCCAAATTGTCTTCCTTTTCTTCAATTACAAAAACCAGTTTCCATTTCTGAAATGCaacatcaaaaaaaaatcaaaaccaaaaccaaaaatcaatttcactgCCCTTTGTTTCAGGTGATTCGAACCACCACCGAGGCAGCCACCTCAACCACCACTGCTCCACTGTCTACCTCCGTCCGCCGCCACTCGACCACCGCACACCCCACCGCACACCCACCGTACCTCCTTCTCCCTCTCCTTCTCTCACGTAACCCCTGCTCTCCCCTACCACCTCTTTCTTCGCCTCACCACACCACCCACGCAGCACCACCACTTCCGACAACCCTCACCATTCCGTGAACCAATCTCCGCCCCAACACCACCGTCTAACCGCCCTGCCTCCGCCCAGAACCAACCGAAAAACGCCCCCTCAAACTTCCCCTGTCTCCTTGTTTCGcacctccctctctctccttttgGCAGTCGTGCCACCGCACGAACACCGCCCTCAATGTCGCCTTTCCGGCGCTGCGCCGCccagcactagtagaaaaaacccttattgcagcgggcttttagacccctgttgcagcgtacatcgtatgctgcaactggggggcctgcaacaagtctgaacttgttgcagcgtacaagttcgctgcaaaaagtgatttgttgcagcgggcttttagatgtacgctgcaacaagtgccaaaaaattggcaaaattttggacttgttgcagcgtacatatatatgtacgctgcaaaagactcaactttttgcagcgtacatttatttgtacgctgcaacaagtctgaattactcaattttttgcagtgtacatttatttgtacgctgcaacaagtctgaatttttgcgaaatttttttccctttgttgcagcgtacaacatatatgtgcgctgcaaaaaagcacttttggcgggaaaattctaattttgtttagggatacctagagtgccttgcaccaaatatagaaacctgtcaaaacaataatagaataacgcaacctgtataacaaatataaaaacaacaactggagttttgtatatatcccaaaaccaaaagtgcacataccgatacatttaaatatatttacgttccaatttcaacgtacgcatacattttaacataaaagattgttctataacatctaaaccaacacgatcaagcgccctcaggtcaataataaatacttggtggtaaaaaacttcgcccattgctcacgaaccacatcaatttcctcactagcataaggcgcagtcctcggagtatagaccttacaaaaacaaaaaattgatggagcattagatcgattaaatgcaaatgaaatgtcacattttaacattcaagcaactaatgacaatgtattaatagtctagaatacgaatcaattagttacttaattacctcatctagccggccttcatagtcatgttgtaacgtgactatctctaacatgaacttcataacgtaatagccacactcagttccgccgatttgttgagcacactgattaagaaacataatactttatcttgcaaggccaataattaataaaaacaaagcaaaaagctaattaagaaacatgttatacctctatatgaatgggtttacacgacttaaaactcgttttattcggacaatgcccaccattgcacttgtacacttggtatgccctagaaaattaacgaaacatgggtactcatgaatatgattttggcttaggtttcttaaagactaatgtaatttgtaagcaaaagaacttacaaactcaagattccccatgcataatctgttcgacgtggatctctagcagaatcgaaaatata encodes:
- the LOC130472351 gene encoding uncharacterized protein isoform X1, whose translation is MLVQKISSEHNGSDFILLKNLKLKRSYGRDPRRTDYAWGILSLAYQVYKCNGGHCPNKTSFKSCKPIHIECAQQIGGTECGYYVMKFMLEIVTLQHDYEGRLDEVYTPRTAPYASEEIDVVREQWAKFFTTKYLLLT
- the LOC130472351 gene encoding uncharacterized protein isoform X2, whose product is MLVQKISSEHNGSDFILLKNLKLKRSYGRAYQVYKCNGGHCPNKTSFKSCKPIHIECAQQIGGTECGYYVMKFMLEIVTLQHDYEGRLDEVYTPRTAPYASEEIDVVREQWAKFFTTKYLLLT